A window from Culex pipiens pallens isolate TS chromosome 3, TS_CPP_V2, whole genome shotgun sequence encodes these proteins:
- the LOC120421404 gene encoding protein downstream neighbor of son homolog — MDPTNTSGMLSNPGQWKRPDEILRLQRLKQKQKALQARIQRPSSGSGGTTTVASGGSAPGGDPFAGNQKRKNPFSKNEDNGAKKLKQVNEPDLGGDESIFELLSKTTAKEVPNIEAPLAKPLETRFRIDQQQQLFVDPTAAPVVQEPVQIPCKHLPIHWSIKSRLRLVCKTAIPGNNLRTNQEASGLTSFVRCINLKDSSAGLDISPGARFYQSTLYWQHPHLPWLTLFPRNSKNNHAAVVLGEPERAILAKEWAVSFRNLFQLVRARQCPYFYVCANSFTVLFRAAGIGGRVETHALLTPTSRGMRAALKQEDIEFTMPMKKTAQVQDAGGGKQDLNRSGESGISVNNGSFSNSSEEQSTNTQLCDEDAGSEDDDDMEEEKWLESLGVEAEEIKKINYNQAKKVQHRECDDDYSDQSTVLIEGVECQAFFNFLLNAKSTTTKVGRLAGVPPTLLAPVSFVGATLRTLTTRSSKIRMEGQDYHSTELQGVILPHVMPYLCGLLTEMKDNFSATMVSVQNTAAFCKVSQKLIDDADKENEATASGDQVLWKENLSDSGLSELILETMCRASKDSVHDMERMVYSKEAGGYTWS, encoded by the exons ATGGACCCCACCAACACCAGCGGCATGCTGTCCAATCCGGGCCAGTGGAAGCGACCGGATGAAATTTTGCGCCTGCAACGTCTTAAGCAGAAGCAGAAGGCACTTCAGGCACGCATCCAGCGACCCTCTTCCGGGAGCGGGGGGACGACGACCGTGGCCAGTGGGGGAAGTGCACCCGGTGGGGATCCGTTTGCTGGGAACCAGAAGCGGAAGAATCCGTTTTCAAA AAATGAAGACAACGGTGCAAAGAAGCTCAAGCAGGTCAACGAACCGGATTTGGGTGGAGATGAGAGCATTTTTGAGTTGCTTAGTAAAACGACGGCCAAGGAGGTGCCGAACATCGAGGCCCCGCTGGCGAAACCCCTCGAGACTAGGTTTCGGatcgaccagcagcagcaactgtTTGTGGATCCGACGGCCGCGCCGGTGGTTCAGGAACCGGTCCAGATTCCCTGCAAACACCTGCCCATCCACTGGAGCATCAAAAGTAGACTGCGACTCGTGTGTAAAACGGCAATCCCCGGGAATAACCTTCGAACAAACCAGGAAGCCAGCGGATTGACCTCGTTTGTTCGTTGCATCAACCTGAAAGATTCCTCCGCCGGGCTGGACATTTCGCCTGGAGCGAGATTTTACCAGAGCACGCTGTACTGGCAGCATCCGCACCTCCCCTGGCTCACCCTCTTCCCCCGGAACTCCAAAAACAACCACGCCGCCGTCGTCCTCGGCGAACCGGAACGGGCCATCCTCGCAAAAGAGTGGGCCGTCAGCTTCCGGAACCTGTTCCAGCTGGTCCGCGCGCGCCAGTGTCCCTACTTTTACGTGTGCGCCAACAGCTTCACCGTGCTGTTCCGGGCGGCCGGAATCGGTGGCCGCGTCGAGACGCACGCCCTGCTGACGCCCACCTCCCGGGGAATGCGGGCCGCGCTCAAGCAGGAGGACATTGAGTTTACGATGCCGATGAAAAAGACGGCACAGGTACAGGATGCTGGCGGTGGCAAGCAGGACTTGAACCGGTCCGGCGAGTCCGGAATCAGCGTCAACAATGGCAGCTTTTCGAACTCGTCCGAGGAGCAGTCGACG AACACCCAACTGTGCGACGAGGATGCCGGCagtgaggacgacgacgacatgGAGGAGGAAAAGTGGCTCGAAAGTCTCGGCGTGGAGGCGGAAGAGATCAAAAAGATCAACTACAACCAGGCCAAAAAGGTGCAGCACCGGGAGTGCGACGACGACTACAGTGACCAATCGACGGTGCTGATCGAGGGCGTCGAGTGTCAGGCGTTCTTCAACTTTTTGCTGAACGCGAAGAGCACAACGACCAAGGTGGGCCGGCTGGCGGGAGTTCCGCCGACCCTGTTGGCACCGGTGTCCTTCGTGGGAGCCACACTGCGAACGCTGACGACCCGCTCGAGCAAGATCCGGATGGAGGGACAGGACTATCACAGCACGGAACTGCAGGGAGTCATTCTGCCGCACGTGATGCCCTATCTGTGCGGGTTGCTGACGGAAATGAAGGACAACTTTAGCGCCACGATGGTCAGCGTACAGAACACGGCGGCCTTTTGTAAAGTTTCCCAGAAGCTGATCGACGACGCGGACAAGGAGAATGAGGCGACGGCTTCCGGGGATCAGGTGCTGTGGAAGGAGAACCTTTCCGACAGTGGACTGTCGGAGCTGATTCTGGAGACGATGTGTAGGGCGAGCAAAGATTCCGTGCATGATATGGAGCGAATGGTTTACAGTAAAGAGGCGGGCGGGTACACGTGGAGTTAG
- the LOC120421405 gene encoding DNA-directed RNA polymerases I, II, and III subunit RPABC2, giving the protein MDDGDFDNDDVGGDEFDDVEEDDNIDEINQEEDGDNIELITPGQAGGGVPKSKRITTKYMTKYERARVLGTRALQIAMCAPIMVELEGETDPLQIAMKELKQRKIPIIIRRYLPDASYEDWSIDELIIIDH; this is encoded by the exons ATGGATGATGGTGATTTTGATAACGACGA TGTCGGCGGGGACGAGTTCGATGACGTCGAGGAGGACGACAACATCGACGAGATCAACCAGGAGGAGGACGGGGACAACATCGAGCTGATTACGCCGGGCCAGGCCGGTGGCGGCGTTCCCAAGTCCAAGCGGATCACCACCAAGTACATGACCAAATACGAGCGGGCCCGGGTGCTGGGAACGCGCGCGCTGCAGATTGCGATGTGCGCCCCGATTATGGTGGAGCTGGAGGGCGAAACGGACCCGCTGCAGATCGCGATGAAGGAGCTGAAGCAGCGCAAAATTCCAATCATCATCCGGAGGTACCTGCCGGACGCTTCGTACGAGGACTGGTCCATTGACGAGTTGATCATTATCGATCATTAG